The Labilibaculum sp. sequence TGTTTCACACTGCCTTTGTATTCAAAATTACCCTCTTCCACTATTTGTCCGATCTTTTTATAAGCATCGCGAAAAGGAACACCGTTAAGTACCATCTGGTTCACTTCTTCCACTGTAAACATGTACTTATAACGTTCATCCTTTAAAACATCTTTATTGATTTTCACTTCGGAAAGCATGATTCGTGTCATTTCCAAACAAGCAATCATTTTATCGAAAGCAGGCATAAAGAACTCTTTTGTAAGCTGATAGTCTCTATGATATCCGGAAGGAAGGTTTGACGTTACTGCCTGAATTTGTGCCGGCAGCATTTGCAAAGCATTTGCATGAGCCCGAATCAACTCAAAAACATCAGGATTCTTTTTGTGCGGCATGATACTGCTTCCTGTTGTTAATTCATCAGGAAAACTTAAAAAGTTAAAGTTCTGACTGTTATACAAACAGGCATCCATAGCTAATTTCCCAATTGTCATAGCCATATTTGCCAAGGCTGAAAGAACAGTAAATTCCATCTTTCCACGCCCCATTTGTGCATAAACTACATTGTAACTTAAATCTCTAAATCCCAACAATTCTGTAGTCATTCGTCTGTTTAGAGGAAATGACGAACCATAACCGGCTCCAGATCCTAATGGGTTCTGATTTACCACTTTATAAGCTGCCTGCAACACCATCATGTCATCTGATAAGCTTTCGGCATAGGCTCCGAACCATAAACCAAATGAGGATGGCATGGCAACTTGCAGGTGAGTATAACCAGGAATCAACACATCCTTATTGTCATTACTTTTTACTATTAACTCATCAAAAAGCAATCTGCCTTCGCGAACAATTTCCTCCAGTTTGTTTCTTGTAAAAAGCTTTAAATCCAAAAGAACCTGATCGTTTCTTGATCGGCCGCTGTGAATCTTTTTTCCAATATCCCCTAAAGCTAAAGTCAATTGATATTCAATTTGAGAATGAACATCCTCTGTTCCATCATCAATTACAAAATCATTATTTTTTATCGAGGAATAAATTTTCCGTAATTCTTCCTGAATCAATTTCAATTCTGTTTTTTCCAATAATCCGATGGATTCGAGCATTTCAATGTGTGCAAGCGATCCCAGCACATCAAACGCTGCAAGTTGCAAATCCAATTCCCGGTCCATTCCAACAGTGAATTGTTCAATTTTTTTATCAACTTTTACGCCTTTATCCCAAAGTTTCATAGTAATTCTCTTTAAAGTTAGGTGTTCGTGTTTAATCCGTTTTTTACTTCTTGTTAACTTAGCTGAGGTTATATTTTCAAACCGTTCAACAAGTTATAATATTTTTCAATTCCTTTTTCAATTTCGTCAATATAGATGAACTCATCAGCTGTATGCGATCTGGCAGAATCTCCCGGCCCCAATTTTAAAGTTGGAAATCCCTTCATAATTGCCTGATCGGATGTGGTTGGAGAACCGTAATATTTCATACCCAAACTCAAGCCTGTCTGAATTAACGGGTGTTCCAACGGTATTCCTGAAGAATTCATTCTAAAGGATCGGGCTGTAACATTACTTTCCAACTTTTCTTTGATGATTGCAAATGCCTTTTCGTTTGAATAATGCTCGTTGGTACGAACATCCACCACAAATTTGCAGGATGACGGAATGACATTGTGCTGTTTTCCTGCATTAATCTGTGTTACAGTCATCTTTACTGCACCCAGCATCTCAGACTCCAAAGCAAATTTATAGGTATGAAGCCATTCTATATCTCTCATTGCAATTGTTATTGCGTTAACACCCTCGTTACGGGCCGCATGTCCGGGAACACCAATTGCATCGCAATCCAGCACCATCAAGCCTTTTTCGGCAATGGCCATTTCCATCAATGTTGGTTCGCCAACAATTCCAACATCAATTCGTCCTATTTCTTCCTGCACCAGCTCAAAACCTCCGGTTCCTGATATTTCCTCTTCTGCGGAAGCTGCAAAAACACGGTTGTAATCCTGATCAGTACCTTCCAATGCTAAAAATGCTGCAAACAGAGAAACCAAACAGCCTCCGGCATCATTGCTTCCCAATCCGTACAATTTACCTTCTGACACTTCCGGATTGAAAGGATCCTTGGTATATTTTTCGGAAGGTTTCACGGTGTCTAAATGAGAATTTAGTAACAGAACCGGTTTTTGATCATCAAAATCCTTATTAAAAACCCATACATTATTTCCTTTTCGGTGTACCTGATATCCAAAGTCAG is a genomic window containing:
- a CDS encoding M20 family metallo-hydrolase — translated: MHMDLKKYTEIALTTLKQLISIQSYSKEENQAADVMEQKLSDFGYQVHRKGNNVWVFNKDFDDQKPVLLLNSHLDTVKPSEKYTKDPFNPEVSEGKLYGLGSNDAGGCLVSLFAAFLALEGTDQDYNRVFAASAEEEISGTGGFELVQEEIGRIDVGIVGEPTLMEMAIAEKGLMVLDCDAIGVPGHAARNEGVNAITIAMRDIEWLHTYKFALESEMLGAVKMTVTQINAGKQHNVIPSSCKFVVDVRTNEHYSNEKAFAIIKEKLESNVTARSFRMNSSGIPLEHPLIQTGLSLGMKYYGSPTTSDQAIMKGFPTLKLGPGDSARSHTADEFIYIDEIEKGIEKYYNLLNGLKI
- the argH gene encoding argininosuccinate lyase, which translates into the protein MKLWDKGVKVDKKIEQFTVGMDRELDLQLAAFDVLGSLAHIEMLESIGLLEKTELKLIQEELRKIYSSIKNNDFVIDDGTEDVHSQIEYQLTLALGDIGKKIHSGRSRNDQVLLDLKLFTRNKLEEIVREGRLLFDELIVKSNDNKDVLIPGYTHLQVAMPSSFGLWFGAYAESLSDDMMVLQAAYKVVNQNPLGSGAGYGSSFPLNRRMTTELLGFRDLSYNVVYAQMGRGKMEFTVLSALANMAMTIGKLAMDACLYNSQNFNFLSFPDELTTGSSIMPHKKNPDVFELIRAHANALQMLPAQIQAVTSNLPSGYHRDYQLTKEFFMPAFDKMIACLEMTRIMLSEVKINKDVLKDERYKYMFTVEEVNQMVLNGVPFRDAYKKIGQIVEEGNFEYKGSVKHVHEGSIGNLCNDKIVDKMNDIFVGFNFNKTKEAYMNLLNRI